In Leishmania mexicana MHOM/GT/2001/U1103 complete genome, chromosome 24, a genomic segment contains:
- a CDS encoding putative signal recognition particle codes for MVLAELGQKIGQAIHRMSAKSMLGEDDVKELMNEIARALLQADVNVTIVKKLQVSIKTELALAEEGAGLNKRKILQNAVFNGLKRILDPGVKPFIPVKGKQNVVMFVGLQGSGKTTSCTKYAAYFQRKGFKAALVCADTFRAGAYDQLRQNATKAKVRFYGSLTEADPVAIAKEGVAELKKEKYDLIIVDTSGRHKQESALFEEMKQVEEAVKPNDIVFVMSATDGQAVEEQARNFKEMVAVGSVIVTKLDCQTKGGGALSAVAATRSPIVFIGTGEHFEDFDLFNPERFVQKMLGMGDIGGLMDTMRDANIDGNEEVYKRLQDGLFTMRDMYEHLQNVLKMGSVGKIMEMLPGMSGHAATAGQQGDIALKGFIHMLDSMTVAELDEAKVKKMMTPSRMHRIARGSGHSVVEVQNLIISYTKFEEIVKKMGKINFKAMMQDSSGPAAGHMGQQQMGQLAKLLNPNMLRQIGGMGGLQGMMKQLQQSMGGGAGGAGGMPDMSAMANMMQMMQQHQKPPRR; via the coding sequence ATGGTCTTGGCAGAGCTGGGTCAGAAAATTGGACAGGCGATTCATCGCATGTCCGCCAAGTCGATGCTGGGTGAGGATGACGTGAAGGAGCTGATGAACGAGattgcgcgtgcgctgctgcaggcagACGTGAACGTCACTATCGTGAAGAAGCTTCAGGTGAGCATCAAGACGGAGCTGGCACtagcggaggagggcgccgGACTGAACAAGCGCAAGATCCTTCAGAATGCCGTCTTCAACGGCCTCAAGCGCATCCTCGACCCCGGGGTGAAGCCGTTCATACCGGTGAAGGGGAAGCAAAACGTTGTGATGTTTGTGGGTCTGCAAGGATCCGGCAAGACGACATCGTGCACGAAGTACGCCGCCTACTTTCAGCGCAAGGGCTtcaaggcggcgctggtgtgcGCCGACACGTTCCGCGCTGGCGCGTACGATCAGCTGCGTCAGAACGCGACCAAGGCCAAGGTACGCTTTTACGGGTCACTGACGGAGGCAGACCCGGTAGCGATCGCCAAGGAGGGTGTGGCGGAACTCAAGAAGGAGAAGTACGACCTCATCATCGTCGACACGAGCGGACGCCACAAACAGGAGTCGGCGCTCTTCGAGGAGATGAAGCAGGTGGAGGAAGCCGTGAAGCCGAACGACATCGTCTTCGTCATGTCCGCGACGGACGggcaggcggtggaggagcaaGCACGCAACTTCAAGGAAATGGTTGCTGTCGGGTCAGTCATTGTCACAAAGCTAGACTGTCAGAccaagggcggcggcgccctctccgccgtcgcggcgacgCGCAGCCCCATCGTCTTCATCGGCACCGGTGAGCACTTCGAGGACTTTGACCTCTTCAATCCGGAGCGGTTTGTGCAAAAGATGTTGGGCATGGGCGACATTGGCGGGCTGATGGACACGATGCGCGACGCCAACATCGACGGCAACGAGGAGGTCTACAAGCGACTGCAGGACGGCCTGTTCACAATGCGTGACATGTACGAGCATCTGCAGAACGTACTCAAGATGGGCTCCGTTGGTAAAATCATGGAAATGCTGCCCGGGATGTCAGGCCACGCCGCTACGGCGGGTCAGCAGGGCGACATTGCGCTGAAGGGGTTTATCCACATGCTGGACAGCATGACGGTCGCCGAGCTGGATGAGGCCAAGGTGAAGAAGATGATGACACCATCCCGCATGCACCGCAtcgcgcgcggcagcggccactCCGTCGTCGAGGTGCAGAACCTGATTATTAGCTACACGAAGTTTGAGGAGATCGTGAAGAAGATGGGCAAGATAAACTTCAAGGCCATGATGCAGGACTCCTCCGGCCCCGCCGCGGGGCACATGGGACAGCAGCAGATGGGTCAGCTGGCGAAGCTGCTCAACCCAAACATGCTACGGCAGATCGGCGGCATGGGTGGACTGCAGGGAATgatgaagcagctgcagcagagcatgggtgggggtgcgggtggcgcaggcgggaTGCCAGATATGTCCGCCATGGCGAACATGATGCAGAtgatgcagcagcatcagaagccgccgcggcggtga